Proteins from one Amycolatopsis benzoatilytica AK 16/65 genomic window:
- a CDS encoding PPA1309 family protein: MPPSEPSAAHPVAGLAREVEEFVASAGWDQPPQLFALVPTAALLDEQPELAGQLDRANPLTPVAQDALPDGDLAESLGRIAWPEIVVGCALAQEIIVLPPDAEAELEGFAEADAASLRKAAADHPRRTEARLVAAVLRDGETACVMRLRGVQPGDETNDENAVDELVESADLAPNLLEALKATLQP; the protein is encoded by the coding sequence ATGCCACCGAGTGAGCCGTCTGCCGCCCACCCTGTCGCCGGGCTGGCCCGGGAAGTCGAAGAGTTCGTCGCCTCCGCCGGCTGGGACCAGCCGCCGCAACTGTTCGCGCTGGTGCCGACCGCGGCGCTGCTCGACGAGCAGCCCGAACTGGCCGGTCAGCTGGACCGGGCGAACCCGCTGACCCCGGTGGCGCAGGACGCGCTGCCGGACGGCGACCTCGCCGAATCGCTCGGCCGCATCGCGTGGCCGGAGATCGTCGTCGGATGCGCGCTGGCGCAGGAGATCATCGTGCTGCCGCCGGACGCGGAGGCGGAGCTCGAAGGGTTCGCCGAGGCGGACGCGGCGAGCCTGCGCAAGGCCGCCGCGGACCACCCGCGCCGCACCGAAGCGCGTCTCGTGGCCGCCGTGCTGCGCGACGGCGAGACCGCCTGCGTGATGCGGCTGCGCGGCGTCCAGCCCGGTGACGAGACGAACGACGAGAACGCGGTGGACGAACTGGTGGAAAGCGCGGACCTCGCGCCGAACCTGCTGGAAGCGTTGAAGGCCACGCTGCAGCCCTGA
- the ftsX gene encoding permease-like cell division protein FtsX, translated as MRASFVFSEVVTGLRRNVTMTIAMILTTAVSLAMLGGGLLAVRTIDKMKANFLAEVEVSITLVDDVSANDKNCTQALCGGLRQSLQNNPGVESVVFENRDQAYDRFKKIFASQPELLELAGPEALPASLQVKLKDPDRSDAIIQQYTGKPGVKKVDDQKKFLDRVFNVFNGVRNIAFVMALIMAVAALLLIANTIQVSAFTRRTEVGIMRLVGATRWYTQLPFLLEAVVAGTVGAVLGVVFLLLTKLSFLDTVFTGEVFPQITTLEVLFPVAPILLAVSIVISAITGYVTLRLYVRH; from the coding sequence ATGCGAGCCAGTTTCGTCTTCAGCGAGGTCGTCACCGGGTTGCGCCGGAACGTCACGATGACCATCGCGATGATCCTCACCACCGCGGTCTCGCTCGCCATGCTCGGCGGCGGCCTGCTGGCCGTGCGCACGATCGACAAGATGAAGGCGAACTTCCTCGCCGAAGTCGAAGTGTCGATCACGCTGGTCGACGACGTGAGCGCGAACGACAAGAACTGCACGCAGGCACTCTGCGGCGGGCTGCGCCAGTCGCTGCAGAACAACCCCGGCGTGGAATCGGTCGTCTTCGAGAACCGAGACCAGGCCTACGACCGGTTCAAGAAGATCTTCGCCAGCCAGCCCGAGCTGCTCGAGCTCGCCGGTCCGGAGGCGCTGCCGGCGTCGCTGCAGGTCAAGCTGAAGGACCCGGACCGCTCGGACGCGATCATCCAGCAGTACACCGGCAAGCCCGGCGTCAAGAAGGTCGACGACCAGAAGAAGTTCCTGGACCGGGTGTTCAACGTCTTCAACGGCGTCCGGAACATCGCCTTCGTGATGGCGCTCATCATGGCCGTCGCCGCCCTCCTGCTGATCGCCAACACCATTCAGGTCTCCGCGTTCACGAGGCGGACCGAAGTCGGCATCATGCGCCTGGTGGGCGCGACGCGGTGGTATACCCAGCTGCCGTTCCTGCTGGAGGCGGTGGTCGCGGGCACGGTCGGTGCGGTGCTCGGGGTGGTGTTCCTGCTGCTCACGAAGCTGTCCTTCCTCGACACCGTGTTCACCGGCGAGGTGTTCCCGCAGATCACCACGCTCGAAGTGCTGTTCCCGGTCGCGCCGATCCTGCTCGCCGTGTCGATCGTGATCTCGGCGATCACCGGCTACGTGACGCTGCGGTTGTACGTGCGCCACTGA
- a CDS encoding PadR family transcriptional regulator: MSELNATAAALLGLLHDGPATGGQLVSGADERFGAFFSVTRSQVYRELPALSKEGLVRLGKQGPRSSQQYVLTAAGKKAFKTWLTSEAGPDHLRSPLILRLVHAGSLTAKQRTALLDSARATYQGQLEEAKTAAKAAEGPYAKAVAEFAQAQAKAALKLLDSIPQT, from the coding sequence GTGTCCGAATTGAATGCAACCGCCGCCGCTCTTCTCGGCCTGCTTCACGACGGTCCCGCCACCGGCGGGCAGCTCGTGTCGGGCGCCGACGAGCGCTTCGGCGCCTTCTTCAGTGTCACCCGCAGCCAGGTCTACCGCGAGCTCCCGGCGCTCTCCAAAGAGGGCCTCGTCCGGCTCGGCAAGCAGGGGCCGCGCTCGAGCCAGCAATACGTGCTCACCGCGGCGGGCAAGAAGGCCTTCAAGACGTGGCTCACGTCCGAGGCCGGCCCCGACCACCTGCGCAGCCCGCTCATCCTGCGGCTCGTGCATGCCGGCTCGCTGACCGCCAAGCAGCGCACCGCCCTGCTCGACAGCGCCCGCGCCACCTACCAGGGGCAGCTCGAGGAGGCCAAGACCGCCGCCAAGGCGGCCGAAGGCCCCTACGCGAAGGCAGTCGCCGAGTTCGCCCAGGCGCAGGCCAAGGCTGCCCTGAAGCTGCTCGACTCCATCCCGCAGACCTGA
- a CDS encoding S16 family serine protease has product MTVSGVLFLVFVVAGFLVQVPYVAISPGPTYDTLGRDAAGNAVIQVKGQQSYDTTGELRMTTVSLNDGINLFTALGLWASGRYALAPREEYYKPGETNEQVKQENIQQLQNSQSNAQVAALRHLGYPVQVVAKQIVSGSPADHILAPGDKLVAVNGKRVQEAAEVAAALTNTKPGDSVQVTFQHLGQAERTVPVTLAQRSDRTQGFLGLTAVDKAIAPFTVDISLQDVGGPSAGLMFTLAIIDRLTPPGKPDSNLAGGRHIAGTGEISETGQVGPIGGISFKVIGAKEAGATDFLVPEHNCAEAASAAPAGLNLIKVSTLDDALAQLDNLKAGRPTAHC; this is encoded by the coding sequence ATGACGGTCAGCGGCGTGCTGTTCCTGGTGTTCGTCGTGGCCGGGTTCCTGGTCCAGGTGCCCTACGTCGCGATCAGCCCCGGCCCCACCTACGACACCCTCGGCCGCGACGCCGCGGGCAACGCGGTGATCCAGGTCAAGGGGCAGCAGAGCTACGACACCACCGGCGAGCTGCGGATGACCACCGTCTCGCTGAACGACGGGATCAACCTGTTCACCGCGCTCGGCCTGTGGGCCAGCGGCCGCTACGCGCTCGCGCCGCGCGAGGAGTACTACAAGCCGGGCGAGACGAACGAGCAGGTCAAGCAGGAGAACATCCAGCAGCTGCAGAACTCGCAGAGCAACGCGCAGGTCGCCGCGCTGCGCCACCTCGGCTACCCGGTGCAGGTGGTCGCGAAGCAGATCGTCTCCGGCAGCCCGGCCGACCACATCCTCGCCCCCGGCGACAAGCTCGTCGCGGTCAACGGCAAGCGGGTCCAGGAAGCCGCCGAAGTCGCCGCGGCGCTGACCAACACCAAGCCGGGGGACAGCGTCCAGGTCACCTTCCAGCATCTCGGCCAGGCGGAACGGACCGTGCCGGTCACGCTCGCCCAGCGCAGCGACCGGACCCAGGGGTTCCTCGGGCTGACCGCGGTGGACAAGGCGATCGCCCCGTTCACCGTCGACATCTCGCTGCAGGACGTCGGCGGCCCGTCGGCCGGCCTGATGTTCACCCTCGCGATCATCGACCGGCTCACTCCGCCCGGGAAGCCGGACAGCAACCTGGCCGGCGGCCGGCACATCGCGGGCACCGGCGAGATCAGCGAGACCGGGCAGGTCGGGCCGATCGGCGGCATCTCGTTCAAGGTCATCGGAGCGAAGGAAGCCGGCGCGACCGACTTCCTGGTGCCCGAGCACAACTGCGCCGAGGCCGCGTCGGCCGCGCCGGCCGGGCTCAACCTCATCAAGGTGTCCACACTGGACGACGCGCTCGCCCAGCTGGACAACCTGAAGGCCGGACGGCCGACCGCGCATTGCTGA
- a CDS encoding UPF0182 family protein — MSLKLSRRSRILLIIAAVIVLALLAGVRLLSTYVDWLWFGELGARSVFTTEILTRLVLFLAVGLLVGGALGVSLLIAYRTRPVFVPVSGRDDPLSRYRSVVVSRIRLFGIGIPVLTGVIAGASANGDWQTIQLFLNGTSFGQKDPQFGIDIGFYAFTLPFVNWLLGWLFVTVVVSFFGALIAHYLFGGIRLAGRGGQLAGPTRAQLAITVGLFVLLKAVEYFFDRYNLLLSDRDMPLFNGATYTDLNAVLPAKLILLCISVICAIAFFAGAFLRNLQLPAISLVLLILSGVLVGVAWPAVLDQFSVKPNANEKEAPSIQRNMDATRAAYGLSGVKYEQYAGKTDATAAAVKNDASTLSNIRLLDPNVLSDTFTQRVGSENFYGFPQKLDIDRYTIGGTTQDYIVAAKEIKSDGLTGNQTNWINKHLVYTHGNGFVAAPANTVDRAVKDLNSDGGYPLATTSDTANPAGAGAVNGQPGIKVSQPRIYYGELANQADYAIVGGTPGKAPGEYDTAAQRSYLYDGKGGVSLGNWFNRLTFAAEYREPKILFSDAVGDGSKIMYNREPRDRVSKVAPWLTLDGDPYPAVVNGRILWIVDGYTTLNNYPYAQQTQLGEATNDSLNGVAKQANNSINYIRNSVKATVDAFDGTVTLYSIDDNEPVLKAWENVFPGMVKPSSDISPELRSHFRYPEDLFKVQRELLARYHVESPQEFYAQQAFWSIPQDPTEDGSSTAAGSNVANQPGYYVLANAAGEGKPTFQLTSALTGLQRQYLSAWMTVSSDPQDYGAIRVLRLAASTGTNQVEGPVQVQNRFQSDPRVAQDRTLLNNPNIIPIYGNLITLPVADGFLNVEPVYIRQRNQNSYPQLARVLVSFGGKVGYAATLSEALDQVFGAGTGAVAAGPKDTGTPATTPPPTTPNPGTTTPPATTPPPGNANNPALDKAVGDIQAALARLKAAQQSGNFADQGSALQALSQAITEYEAAKPSTPPSSGAPSQPGG; from the coding sequence GTGAGCCTGAAGCTGTCCCGGCGCAGCCGGATACTCCTCATCATCGCCGCGGTGATCGTGCTGGCCTTGCTGGCCGGCGTCCGGTTGCTGAGCACCTATGTGGACTGGTTGTGGTTCGGCGAGCTGGGCGCCCGATCGGTCTTCACCACCGAAATCCTCACCCGGCTCGTGCTGTTCCTGGCGGTGGGGCTGCTGGTCGGCGGCGCGCTGGGAGTCAGCCTGCTGATCGCTTACCGCACTCGCCCGGTCTTCGTGCCGGTGTCCGGACGCGACGACCCGCTGTCGCGCTACCGCTCGGTGGTCGTCAGCCGGATCCGGCTGTTCGGCATCGGCATCCCGGTGCTCACCGGCGTCATCGCGGGCGCGTCCGCGAACGGCGACTGGCAGACCATCCAGCTGTTTCTCAACGGCACCTCGTTCGGCCAGAAAGACCCGCAGTTCGGCATCGACATCGGCTTCTACGCCTTCACCCTGCCGTTCGTGAACTGGCTGCTCGGCTGGCTCTTCGTCACGGTCGTCGTCTCGTTCTTCGGCGCGCTGATCGCGCACTACCTCTTCGGCGGCATCCGGCTCGCCGGCCGCGGCGGCCAGCTGGCCGGCCCGACCCGCGCCCAGCTCGCCATCACGGTCGGGCTTTTCGTTCTGCTCAAGGCGGTCGAGTACTTCTTCGACCGGTACAACCTGCTGCTGTCGGACCGGGACATGCCGCTGTTCAACGGCGCCACCTACACCGACCTCAACGCGGTGCTGCCGGCCAAGCTGATCCTGCTGTGCATCTCGGTGATCTGCGCGATCGCGTTCTTCGCCGGGGCGTTCCTGCGCAACCTGCAGCTGCCGGCGATCTCGCTGGTGCTGCTGATCCTGTCCGGCGTGCTGGTCGGGGTCGCCTGGCCGGCCGTGCTCGACCAGTTCTCGGTCAAGCCGAACGCGAACGAGAAGGAAGCGCCGTCGATCCAGCGCAACATGGACGCGACGCGTGCGGCGTACGGGCTCTCCGGCGTCAAGTACGAGCAGTACGCGGGCAAAACCGACGCCACCGCCGCGGCGGTCAAGAACGACGCCAGCACGCTGTCCAACATCCGCCTGCTCGACCCGAACGTCCTCAGCGACACGTTCACCCAGCGCGTCGGCAGCGAGAACTTCTACGGCTTCCCGCAGAAGCTCGACATCGACCGGTACACGATCGGCGGCACCACGCAGGACTACATCGTGGCCGCCAAGGAAATCAAGAGCGACGGGCTCACCGGCAACCAGACCAACTGGATCAACAAGCACCTGGTCTACACGCACGGCAACGGGTTCGTCGCCGCGCCCGCCAACACCGTCGACCGCGCGGTGAAGGACCTGAACTCCGACGGCGGCTACCCGCTCGCCACCACGAGCGACACCGCCAACCCGGCCGGGGCCGGCGCGGTCAACGGCCAGCCCGGGATCAAGGTCTCCCAGCCGCGGATCTACTACGGGGAACTGGCCAACCAGGCCGACTACGCGATCGTCGGCGGCACCCCCGGCAAGGCGCCCGGCGAGTACGACACCGCCGCCCAGCGCAGCTACCTGTACGACGGCAAGGGCGGCGTCTCGCTCGGCAACTGGTTCAACCGGTTGACGTTCGCCGCCGAATACCGCGAACCGAAGATCCTCTTCTCCGACGCCGTCGGCGACGGCTCGAAGATCATGTACAACCGCGAACCGCGCGACCGGGTCAGCAAGGTCGCGCCGTGGCTCACCCTCGACGGCGACCCGTACCCGGCCGTGGTCAACGGCCGCATCCTCTGGATCGTCGACGGCTACACCACGCTCAACAACTACCCGTACGCCCAGCAGACCCAACTGGGCGAGGCGACGAACGACTCGCTCAACGGCGTGGCCAAACAGGCCAACAACTCGATCAACTACATCCGCAACTCGGTGAAGGCGACCGTCGACGCGTTCGACGGCACCGTCACCCTGTACTCGATCGACGACAACGAGCCGGTCCTCAAGGCGTGGGAAAATGTGTTCCCGGGCATGGTGAAGCCCAGCTCGGACATTTCGCCGGAGCTGCGCTCGCACTTCCGCTACCCGGAGGACCTGTTCAAGGTCCAGCGCGAGCTGCTCGCCCGCTACCACGTGGAGAGCCCGCAGGAGTTCTATGCGCAGCAAGCGTTCTGGAGCATCCCGCAGGACCCGACCGAGGACGGCAGCTCCACCGCGGCCGGCTCGAACGTCGCGAACCAGCCGGGCTACTACGTGCTCGCCAACGCCGCCGGCGAAGGCAAGCCGACGTTCCAGCTGACCAGCGCGCTCACCGGTCTGCAGCGGCAGTACCTGTCGGCCTGGATGACAGTCTCCTCCGATCCGCAGGACTACGGGGCGATCCGAGTGCTCCGGCTGGCCGCGTCCACCGGGACGAACCAGGTCGAGGGCCCGGTCCAAGTCCAGAACAGATTCCAGAGCGACCCGCGAGTGGCGCAAGACCGCACTCTGCTCAACAACCCCAACATCATTCCCATCTACGGCAACCTGATCACGCTGCCAGTAGCCGACGGGTTCCTCAACGTCGAACCCGTCTACATCCGGCAGCGCAACCAGAACAGCTATCCCCAGCTAGCCCGCGTCCTCGTCTCGTTCGGCGGCAAGGTCGGCTACGCGGCCACTCTGAGCGAGGCACTGGACCAGGTGTTCGGCGCCGGCACCGGAGCGGTCGCGGCCGGGCCCAAGGACACCGGCACCCCGGCCACGACCCCGCCGCCGACCACGCCGAACCCCGGCACGACCACGCCGCCCGCGACGACCCCGCCGCCGGGCAACGCCAACAACCCGGCACTGGACAAGGCCGTCGGCGACATCCAGGCCGCGCTCGCCAGACTCAAGGCAGCGCAGCAGTCGGGCAACTTCGCCGACCAGGGCTCGGCGCTGCAGGCGCTGTCCCAGGCGATCACCGAATACGAGGCCGCCAAGCCGAGCACTCCGCCCTCCAGCGGAGCGCCGTCCCAGCCGGGCGGGTGA
- a CDS encoding zinc-dependent metalloprotease: MSNPPFGFGPPDPDKRGDDDPSNPGPSGAEAFNQLGQMLSQLGQMMSQAGSSSGPVNYDLAKQIALQNLSGRDDAKIGFSSSGGPGDSATAVRDAAHLAELWLDAATILPAGATTTVSWSARTWVEKTLPTWQLLCDPVAQQMSGAWLQALPEEAKQAAGPLLSMMGQMGGMAFGSQLGNALAQLAQEVLTSTEVGLPLGPAATSALLPANIEKFTEGLELPASEVLVFLAAREAAHQRLFAHVPWLRQRLLGTVQEFARGITVDTSALESLAGRIDPANPASIEEAMSSGLLEPQTTPEQQAALKRLETLLALVEGWVDVVVAEAIGDRLPGAGALRETLRRRRATGGPAEQTFATLVGLELRPRRMRAASSLWKLVGERYGLEKRDGLWSHPDLMPTAEDLDEPLDFAERLAEAAAIPADLDPIAELERTEKAEREAREAKSSSGSGAGETPSADDAKGTETPKDTPKDEGNPPA; encoded by the coding sequence ATGAGCAATCCCCCGTTCGGCTTCGGACCGCCCGATCCCGACAAGCGCGGCGACGACGACCCTTCGAACCCGGGACCCTCCGGTGCCGAGGCGTTCAACCAGCTGGGCCAGATGCTGAGCCAGCTGGGGCAGATGATGAGCCAGGCGGGCTCGTCTAGCGGGCCGGTCAACTACGACCTGGCGAAACAGATCGCGCTGCAGAACCTGAGCGGACGGGACGACGCCAAGATCGGCTTTTCCTCCTCCGGCGGCCCCGGCGACTCCGCGACCGCCGTGCGCGACGCCGCTCATCTGGCAGAACTGTGGCTGGACGCGGCGACGATCCTGCCCGCGGGTGCGACGACGACCGTGTCGTGGTCCGCGCGTACCTGGGTGGAGAAGACCCTGCCGACCTGGCAGCTGCTGTGCGACCCGGTGGCGCAGCAGATGTCCGGCGCGTGGCTGCAGGCGCTGCCCGAAGAGGCGAAGCAGGCAGCCGGCCCGCTGCTGTCGATGATGGGGCAGATGGGTGGAATGGCGTTCGGCTCGCAGCTCGGCAACGCGCTCGCGCAGCTGGCGCAGGAGGTGCTGACCTCGACCGAAGTCGGCCTGCCGCTCGGCCCGGCCGCCACCTCGGCGCTGCTGCCGGCGAACATCGAGAAGTTCACCGAGGGCCTGGAGTTGCCCGCCAGCGAGGTCCTGGTGTTCCTCGCCGCCCGCGAAGCCGCGCACCAGCGTCTGTTCGCGCACGTGCCGTGGCTGCGCCAGCGTCTGCTCGGCACGGTCCAGGAATTCGCCCGCGGAATCACCGTCGACACGTCGGCACTGGAGTCCCTGGCTGGTCGCATCGACCCGGCGAACCCGGCGAGCATCGAGGAAGCGATGTCCTCGGGTCTGCTGGAACCGCAGACGACCCCAGAGCAGCAGGCCGCGCTGAAGCGCCTGGAAACACTGCTGGCCCTGGTCGAGGGCTGGGTGGACGTGGTGGTGGCCGAGGCCATCGGCGACCGTCTGCCCGGTGCCGGTGCGCTGCGCGAGACCCTGCGCCGCCGCCGCGCGACCGGCGGACCGGCGGAGCAGACCTTCGCCACGCTGGTCGGCCTGGAGCTGCGTCCTCGCCGGATGCGCGCCGCGTCGTCGCTGTGGAAGCTCGTCGGAGAACGCTACGGCCTGGAAAAGCGCGACGGCCTCTGGTCGCACCCGGACCTCATGCCGACCGCGGAGGACCTGGACGAGCCGCTGGACTTCGCCGAGCGCCTGGCCGAGGCAGCCGCGATCCCGGCGGATCTGGACCCGATCGCGGAGCTGGAGCGGACGGAGAAGGCGGAGCGCGAGGCCCGGGAAGCGAAGTCCAGCTCCGGTTCCGGCGCTGGCGAAACGCCGTCCGCCGACGACGCCAAGGGCACCGAGACCCCCAAGGACACTCCGAAGGACGAGGGAAACCCGCCCGCCTGA
- the smpB gene encoding SsrA-binding protein SmpB, translating into MPKERGQKVIASNRKARHDYSILDTYEAGMVLQGTEVKSLRAGKASLVDAFATVDDGEVWLRNVHIPEYTQGTWTNHMPRRTRKLLLHKSEIERLIGKTKESGLSLVPLSMYFKDGKVKVELALAKGKKAYDKRQSIAKRDAQKDISRAMGRALKGRFTE; encoded by the coding sequence ATGCCCAAGGAACGTGGACAGAAGGTCATCGCGTCGAACCGCAAGGCTCGGCACGACTACTCCATCCTGGACACCTACGAGGCCGGGATGGTGCTCCAGGGCACCGAGGTCAAGAGCCTGCGGGCAGGCAAGGCTTCGCTGGTGGACGCCTTCGCGACGGTGGACGACGGCGAGGTGTGGCTGCGCAACGTCCACATCCCCGAGTACACCCAGGGCACTTGGACCAACCACATGCCGCGGCGCACGCGAAAGCTGCTGCTGCACAAGAGCGAGATCGAACGGCTGATCGGCAAGACCAAGGAGAGCGGCCTTTCGCTCGTCCCGCTGTCGATGTACTTCAAGGACGGCAAGGTCAAGGTCGAGCTCGCGCTGGCGAAGGGCAAGAAGGCATACGACAAGCGCCAGTCGATCGCCAAGCGCGACGCGCAGAAGGACATCAGCCGCGCCATGGGGCGGGCGTTGAAGGGCCGGTTCACGGAGTGA
- a CDS encoding amidohydrolase family protein gives MMPGPATDADVPAWLAGLGLDGIVDLHVHFLPKPVMDKVWAYFDLAEQHYGMAWPVHYRTSEAERIETLRALGVKRFAPLVYPHKPGMAEWLTSWALEFAEQVPDAVPTGTFYPEPAAASSVDAALRAGARCFKSHVQVGAYDPRNEFLDPVWGALAESGVPVVIHCGHGPRPGDFTGLDVFEEVLRRHPRLTAVLAHSAMPEFHAAFELMARYPRVHLDTTMVGVPFVEAISPLPADWTARLAEYADRIVLGTDFPNIPYSYATQLQAIAGWAADDRLGEPFLRAVLHDTPAKLLSV, from the coding sequence GTGATGCCCGGACCGGCCACCGACGCCGACGTGCCGGCCTGGCTCGCCGGCCTCGGCCTCGACGGGATCGTCGACCTGCACGTTCATTTCCTGCCGAAGCCGGTGATGGACAAGGTGTGGGCGTACTTCGACCTGGCCGAGCAGCACTACGGCATGGCCTGGCCGGTGCATTACCGCACGTCCGAGGCGGAGCGGATCGAGACGCTGCGCGCGCTGGGCGTGAAGCGGTTCGCGCCGCTGGTGTACCCGCACAAGCCGGGCATGGCCGAATGGCTCACCTCGTGGGCGCTGGAGTTCGCCGAGCAGGTGCCGGACGCGGTGCCCACCGGCACGTTCTACCCGGAGCCAGCGGCGGCGTCCTCTGTGGACGCCGCGCTTCGCGCCGGTGCCCGGTGTTTCAAGTCGCACGTGCAGGTCGGCGCGTACGACCCGCGCAACGAGTTCCTCGATCCGGTGTGGGGCGCGTTGGCGGAGTCCGGCGTCCCGGTGGTGATCCATTGTGGACACGGTCCGCGGCCCGGCGACTTCACCGGGCTCGACGTGTTCGAGGAGGTGCTGCGGCGGCATCCGCGGCTGACCGCGGTCCTCGCGCACTCGGCGATGCCCGAGTTCCACGCCGCGTTCGAGTTGATGGCCCGCTATCCGCGCGTGCATCTCGACACCACCATGGTCGGGGTGCCGTTCGTGGAAGCCATCTCGCCGCTTCCGGCGGATTGGACCGCCCGGCTCGCCGAGTACGCCGACCGGATCGTGCTCGGCACCGACTTCCCGAACATTCCGTACTCGTACGCGACACAGCTGCAGGCGATCGCCGGCTGGGCAGCCGACGATCGCCTGGGCGAGCCGTTCCTGCGGGCGGTACTGCACGACACCCCCGCGAAGCTGCTCAGCGTCTGA
- the prfB gene encoding peptide chain release factor 2, translating into MSDEFDAALKDLAGKLTQIESVMDLDALRAQVAELEEQASSPTLWDNPEEAQKVTSQLSHRQSELRRVSELRQRLDDLGVLYELAADEGDSGSMTEAEGDLADLGKDVDALEVRTLLSGEYDARNAVVTIRSEAGGVDAADFAEMLLRMYLRWAERHSYPTDVFDISYAEEAGIKSATFKVSAPYVYGTLSVEQGTHRLVRISPFDNQSRRQTSFAHVEVLPEVEEVDHVDIPEKDIRVDVYRSSGPGGQSVNTTDSAVRLTHIPSGIVVSCQNEKSQLQNKAAAMKVLQARLLQRKKEEERAEMDALKDGGSSWGNQMRSYVLHPYQMVKDLRTEFEVGNPTAVLDGDIDGFLEAGIRWRRQTSAA; encoded by the coding sequence GTGAGCGATGAGTTCGATGCGGCACTGAAGGACCTGGCCGGCAAGCTGACCCAGATCGAGTCGGTGATGGACCTCGACGCGCTGCGGGCGCAGGTCGCCGAGCTCGAGGAACAGGCGTCCAGCCCGACCCTCTGGGACAATCCGGAAGAGGCCCAGAAGGTCACCAGCCAGCTGTCCCACCGGCAGAGCGAACTCCGTCGCGTCTCCGAGCTGCGCCAGCGCCTCGACGACCTCGGCGTCCTCTACGAGCTCGCCGCCGACGAAGGCGACTCCGGCAGCATGACCGAGGCCGAAGGCGACCTCGCCGACCTGGGCAAAGATGTCGACGCGCTCGAGGTCCGCACCCTGCTGTCCGGTGAGTACGACGCACGCAACGCCGTGGTCACCATCCGGTCCGAGGCGGGCGGCGTCGACGCGGCCGACTTCGCCGAAATGCTGCTCCGCATGTACCTGCGCTGGGCGGAACGGCACAGCTACCCGACCGACGTCTTCGACATCTCCTACGCCGAAGAAGCGGGCATCAAGTCCGCCACGTTCAAGGTCTCCGCTCCTTACGTGTACGGGACGCTCTCGGTCGAACAGGGCACCCACCGGCTGGTGCGCATCTCGCCGTTCGACAACCAGAGCCGGCGCCAGACGTCCTTCGCGCACGTCGAGGTCCTGCCCGAGGTCGAAGAAGTCGACCACGTCGACATCCCGGAAAAGGACATCCGGGTCGACGTCTACCGTTCCTCCGGCCCCGGCGGGCAGAGCGTCAACACGACCGACTCCGCGGTCCGGCTGACGCACATTCCGAGCGGAATCGTCGTTTCCTGCCAGAACGAGAAATCGCAGCTGCAAAACAAAGCGGCCGCGATGAAGGTCCTCCAGGCGCGGCTGCTGCAGCGCAAAAAGGAGGAGGAACGGGCCGAAATGGACGCGCTCAAGGACGGCGGCTCCAGCTGGGGCAACCAGATGCGCTCCTACGTCCTGCACCCCTACCAGATGGTCAAGGACCTGCGGACCGAATTCGAGGTCGGCAATCCGACCGCGGTGCTCGACGGCGACATCGACGGGTTCCTCGAAGCCGGGATCCGCTGGCGCAGGCAGACGAGCGCGGCCTGA
- the ftsE gene encoding cell division ATP-binding protein FtsE, with translation MIRLEEVSKVYKTSTRPALERVSVEIDKGEFVFLIGPSGSGKSTFLRLLLREEVPSKGRVMVSNFDVAKLARRRVPRLRQTIGCVFQDFRLLANKTVAENVAFALEVIGKPRPTIRKVVPEVLELVGLDGKADRLPNELSGGEQQRVAIARAFVNRPLVLLADEPTGNLDPDTSQDIMLLLERINRTGTTVLMATHDHSIVDSMRRRVVELQLGRVIRDDARGVYGIGR, from the coding sequence GTGATCCGGCTCGAAGAGGTTTCCAAGGTCTACAAGACCTCGACCCGTCCCGCCCTCGAACGGGTGTCGGTCGAGATCGACAAGGGTGAGTTCGTCTTCCTCATCGGCCCGTCCGGCTCCGGGAAGTCGACGTTCCTGCGGCTGCTGCTGCGCGAAGAGGTTCCCTCCAAGGGCCGCGTCATGGTGTCGAACTTCGACGTCGCCAAGCTCGCCCGGCGCCGCGTCCCCCGGCTGCGCCAGACCATCGGCTGCGTGTTCCAGGACTTCCGGCTGCTGGCCAACAAGACCGTCGCGGAAAACGTCGCGTTCGCGCTCGAGGTCATCGGCAAGCCCCGGCCCACGATCCGCAAGGTCGTGCCCGAGGTGCTCGAACTCGTCGGCCTCGACGGCAAGGCCGACCGGCTGCCCAACGAGCTCTCCGGCGGCGAGCAGCAACGCGTCGCGATCGCCCGCGCGTTCGTGAACCGGCCGCTCGTGCTGCTCGCCGACGAGCCGACCGGGAACCTGGACCCGGACACCAGCCAGGACATCATGCTGCTGCTGGAGCGGATCAACCGCACCGGCACCACGGTGCTGATGGCCACGCACGACCATTCCATCGTGGACTCGATGCGGCGGCGGGTCGTCGAGCTGCAGCTCGGTCGCGTGATCCGCGACGACGCCCGCGGCGTCTACGGCATCGGCCGCTGA